A single genomic interval of Penaeus monodon isolate SGIC_2016 chromosome 30, NSTDA_Pmon_1, whole genome shotgun sequence harbors:
- the LOC119592617 gene encoding protein ECT2-like isoform X3: MAEQTQPSIVIHGDLTSVSQTDAESCADPRICLVGCLADDPVALEAAKKFNVPVVTSETGEEYTSDVNYCTFFVVTDFESKEFEELHKLGARLFGKPALLELSKDGVLIYNQRPIFCHVMIGVVLVFTGFRKKAEVSRLLKLVHYMGGSVKNEIRDNVTHLLAYSSTGEKYQYATTFNIPVMGEDWVHAAWAHRDEVGARADINSMMKYKIRVFHNLRMVLLGFPSEDQGQMEDLVRQNGGVLTTLDDQHATHVVVEEQSVTEKPAECPPRAHVVKAEWFWTSIQMDACPNEKLHLFEEMNSSSVMSPRQMFVSPSTPGSRSRRRKRLRETVQQLAQDDSPSTLPTAPPASKRRSSVGDLAYLSADGSFLDETVPTPNRLIGRFPNEVDGADATPLSPPSVDLKQLSARQRVFHELVKTECNYVNILDTIEKVIKAPLENIVQPGGPMLDAQELKFIFGNLPPIHEVHKRMRNDLLQLAHNWSDDASIGDIILKYSSDLQAAYPPFINYFENMKEMLQRISIERPRFHAFLKIAQNKPECGRQSFQELLIRPVQRLPSMSLLINDILKHTDKVSPDHASLEQALDQIKSVMTYINDDKRKTEAKLKLFEIHNDIEMCPPNLVASHRLYLSKVDVTELSDTCSGRGDTLTLFLFNDVMEICKKKSKYNSIKSPSRANLHAIKPIKTYKHLEMMNLAHIKRIVDIRETEECHNVFALIIRANQEFKERLFTFALMPDDTTKAAFLKILCRTVANVVCRNDVENFLVSMDPHHLDIETSDVSLTNALSKALRFATRTGRKVSRAFSFNKSPSKLKRAVSTVMSPFGTLSQQSSMRGATSVNNLADLSLSGTPPSGGFAQPMATPTPRRRPLKHAQ, from the exons ATGGCTGAGCAAACGCAGCCTTCGATTGTGATCCATG GTGACTTGACATCAGTAAGCCAAACTGACGCAGAGTCTTGTGCTGACCCACGTAtctgtttggttggttgtttaGCTGATGACCCTGTAGCACTTGAAGCAGCTAAG AAATTTAATGTCCCTGTGGTGACGTCCGAAACTGGTGAAGAATATACTTCAGATGTAAATTATTGTACATTTTTTGTTGTAACTGATTTTGAGAGTAAAGAGTTTGAGGAACTTCACAAACTTGGTGCAAG aTTATTTGGAAAGCCAGCATTATTAGAACTGTCAAAAGATGGTGTCTTAATATACAATCAGCGACCAATCTTTTGCCATGTGATGATAGGTGTTGTTCTGGTATTTACTGGGTTCAGAAAAAAAGCAGAAGTC TCAAGACTGCTAAAGCTGGTCCACTATATGGGTGGTAGTGTGAAGAATGAGATCAGAGACAATGTCACCCACCTCTTAGCCTATTCATCTACTGGTGAAAAATATCAGTACGCCACAACCTTCAACATTCCCGTCATGGGTGAAGATTGGGTTCACGCTGCGTGGGCTCACAGAGACGAAGTAGGAGCGCGTGCAGATATCAACAGCATG ATGAAGTACAAAATAAGAGTGTTCCACAACCTGAGAATGGTGCTGTTGGGCTTCCCCTCTGAAGACCAGGGGCAGATGGAAGACCTTGTCCGGCAGAATGGGGGCGTGCTGACCACATTAGATGACCAGCATGCAACTCATGTG GTGGTAGAAGAACAAAGTGTGACTGAAAAGCCTGCAGAGTGTCCACCACGTGCACATGTGGTTAAAGCAGAATGGTTCTGGACCTCTATCCAGATGGATGCTTGCCCCAATGAGAAACTACATCTCTTTGAGGAAATG AACTCAAGTAGTGTCATGAGCCCACGGCAAATGTTTGTCTCACCAAGTACTCCGGGCTCCAGAAGTAGAAGACGTAAACGGTTGAGAGAGACTGTGCAACAGTTGGCTCAGGATGACTCACCATCAACACTTCCTACAGCTCCTCCAGCAAG CAAACGAAGATCCTCAGTGGGTGATTTAGCCTACCTGTCAGCTGATGGTTCATTCTTGGACGAAACGGTTCCCACCCCAAACAGGTTGATCGGCAG GTTTCCCAATGAAGTAGACGG TGCCGATGCTACTCCACTCAGCCCACCCTCAGTTGACCTGAAGCAGCTATCAGCTCGTCAGAGAGTTTTCCATGAGTTGGTCAAGACTGAGTGTAACTACGTAAACATTCTTGACACCATTGAAAAA GTTATAAAAGCACCTCTGGAAAACATAGTCCAGCCAGGTGGACCAATGTTAGATGCACAAGAATTAAAATTCATATTCGGCAACTTGCCTCCAATCCATGAAGTCCACAAGCGTATGCGGAATGATCTTCTTCAGTTGGCACATAATTGGTCAGATGATGCTAGTATAGGAGATATCATTTTGAAATAT TCTTCAGACTTGCAAGCAGCTTATCCACCTTTCATCAACTACTTTGAAAACATGAAGGAAATGCTTCAGAGAATTTCCATCGAACGCCCCAGATTTCATGCTTTCCTTAAGATTGCACAGAACAAACCAGAGTGTGGCCGGCAGAGCTTCCAGGAACTTCTAATTCGACCGGTGCAGAGATTACCATCCATGAGCCTTCTTATTAATG ACATCTTGAAACATACAGATAAAGTTTCCCCAGACCATGCATCTCTAGAACAAGCTCTTGATCAAATCAAGTCTGTTATGacatatattaatgatgacaagagaaaaacagaagccAAATTAAAACTCTTCGAAATCCACAATGATATTGAAATGTGTCCT CCTAACTTGGTGGCATCTCACAGATTGTACTTGAGCAAGGTGGATGTCACAGAGTTGAGTGACACGTGTAGTGGTCGAGGTGacaccctcaccctcttcctcttcaatgATGTCATGGAA ATATGCAAGAAGAAAAGCAAGTACAACAGCATCAAAAGTCCGAGCAGAGCAAATCTCCATGCTATTAAGCCTATCAAAACTTACAAGCACCTGGAGATGATGAACCTGGCCCATATCAAGAGAATTGTTGATATCAGAGAGACAGAAG AATGCCACAATGTTTTTGCTCTAATCATTCGAGCCAACCAGGAGTTCAAGGAGCGTCTTTTTACCTTCGCACTCATGCCTGACGACACAACAAAGGCTGCTTTCCTCAAGATCCTTTGTCGAACTGTTGCCAATGTTGTGTGTAGAAATGATGTG GAGAATTTCTTGGTTTCAATGGATCCACACCATTTAGACATAGAGACCAGTGATGTCAGTCTAACCAATGCTCTCAGCAAAGCCCTCAG ATTTGCCACGCGGACTGGCAGGAAGGTGAGCCGTGCATTCAGCTTTAACAAATCTCCTAGTAAGTTAAAGCGAGCTGTGTCAACTGTGATGAGCCCCTTCGGCACGCTCTCCCAACAGTCGTCTATGAGAGGAGCAACGAGTGTCAACAACCTGGCT gatctctctctctcaggaacaCCACCTAGCGGGGGCTTTGCTCAGCCAATGGCCACTCCCACTCCCCGCAGACGCCCTCTCAAGCAT GCTCAGTGA
- the LOC119592617 gene encoding protein ECT2-like isoform X4 — translation MAEQTQPSIVIHGDLTSVSQTDAESCADPRICLVGCLADDPVALEAAKKFNVPVVTSETGEEYTSDVNYCTFFVVTDFESKEFEELHKLGARLFGKPALLELSKDGVLIYNQRPIFCHVMIGVVLVFTGFRKKAEVSRLLKLVHYMGGSVKNEIRDNVTHLLAYSSTGEKYQYATTFNIPVMGEDWVHAAWAHRDEVGARADINSMMKYKIRVFHNLRMVLLGFPSEDQGQMEDLVRQNGGVLTTLDDQHATHVVVEEQSVTEKPAECPPRAHVVKAEWFWTSIQMDACPNEKLHLFEEMQNSSSVMSPRQMFVSPSTPGSRSRRRKRLRETVQQLAQDDSPSTLPTAPPASKRRSSVGDLAYLSADGSFLDETVPTPNRLIGSADATPLSPPSVDLKQLSARQRVFHELVKTECNYVNILDTIEKVIKAPLENIVQPGGPMLDAQELKFIFGNLPPIHEVHKRMRNDLLQLAHNWSDDASIGDIILKYSSDLQAAYPPFINYFENMKEMLQRISIERPRFHAFLKIAQNKPECGRQSFQELLIRPVQRLPSMSLLINDILKHTDKVSPDHASLEQALDQIKSVMTYINDDKRKTEAKLKLFEIHNDIEMCPPNLVASHRLYLSKVDVTELSDTCSGRGDTLTLFLFNDVMEICKKKSKYNSIKSPSRANLHAIKPIKTYKHLEMMNLAHIKRIVDIRETEECHNVFALIIRANQEFKERLFTFALMPDDTTKAAFLKILCRTVANVVCRNDVENFLVSMDPHHLDIETSDVSLTNALSKALRFATRTGRKVSRAFSFNKSPSKLKRAVSTVMSPFGTLSQQSSMRGATSVNNLADLSLSGTPPSGGFAQPMATPTPRRRPLKHAQ, via the exons ATGGCTGAGCAAACGCAGCCTTCGATTGTGATCCATG GTGACTTGACATCAGTAAGCCAAACTGACGCAGAGTCTTGTGCTGACCCACGTAtctgtttggttggttgtttaGCTGATGACCCTGTAGCACTTGAAGCAGCTAAG AAATTTAATGTCCCTGTGGTGACGTCCGAAACTGGTGAAGAATATACTTCAGATGTAAATTATTGTACATTTTTTGTTGTAACTGATTTTGAGAGTAAAGAGTTTGAGGAACTTCACAAACTTGGTGCAAG aTTATTTGGAAAGCCAGCATTATTAGAACTGTCAAAAGATGGTGTCTTAATATACAATCAGCGACCAATCTTTTGCCATGTGATGATAGGTGTTGTTCTGGTATTTACTGGGTTCAGAAAAAAAGCAGAAGTC TCAAGACTGCTAAAGCTGGTCCACTATATGGGTGGTAGTGTGAAGAATGAGATCAGAGACAATGTCACCCACCTCTTAGCCTATTCATCTACTGGTGAAAAATATCAGTACGCCACAACCTTCAACATTCCCGTCATGGGTGAAGATTGGGTTCACGCTGCGTGGGCTCACAGAGACGAAGTAGGAGCGCGTGCAGATATCAACAGCATG ATGAAGTACAAAATAAGAGTGTTCCACAACCTGAGAATGGTGCTGTTGGGCTTCCCCTCTGAAGACCAGGGGCAGATGGAAGACCTTGTCCGGCAGAATGGGGGCGTGCTGACCACATTAGATGACCAGCATGCAACTCATGTG GTGGTAGAAGAACAAAGTGTGACTGAAAAGCCTGCAGAGTGTCCACCACGTGCACATGTGGTTAAAGCAGAATGGTTCTGGACCTCTATCCAGATGGATGCTTGCCCCAATGAGAAACTACATCTCTTTGAGGAAATG CAGAACTCAAGTAGTGTCATGAGCCCACGGCAAATGTTTGTCTCACCAAGTACTCCGGGCTCCAGAAGTAGAAGACGTAAACGGTTGAGAGAGACTGTGCAACAGTTGGCTCAGGATGACTCACCATCAACACTTCCTACAGCTCCTCCAGCAAG CAAACGAAGATCCTCAGTGGGTGATTTAGCCTACCTGTCAGCTGATGGTTCATTCTTGGACGAAACGGTTCCCACCCCAAACAGGTTGATCGGCAG TGCCGATGCTACTCCACTCAGCCCACCCTCAGTTGACCTGAAGCAGCTATCAGCTCGTCAGAGAGTTTTCCATGAGTTGGTCAAGACTGAGTGTAACTACGTAAACATTCTTGACACCATTGAAAAA GTTATAAAAGCACCTCTGGAAAACATAGTCCAGCCAGGTGGACCAATGTTAGATGCACAAGAATTAAAATTCATATTCGGCAACTTGCCTCCAATCCATGAAGTCCACAAGCGTATGCGGAATGATCTTCTTCAGTTGGCACATAATTGGTCAGATGATGCTAGTATAGGAGATATCATTTTGAAATAT TCTTCAGACTTGCAAGCAGCTTATCCACCTTTCATCAACTACTTTGAAAACATGAAGGAAATGCTTCAGAGAATTTCCATCGAACGCCCCAGATTTCATGCTTTCCTTAAGATTGCACAGAACAAACCAGAGTGTGGCCGGCAGAGCTTCCAGGAACTTCTAATTCGACCGGTGCAGAGATTACCATCCATGAGCCTTCTTATTAATG ACATCTTGAAACATACAGATAAAGTTTCCCCAGACCATGCATCTCTAGAACAAGCTCTTGATCAAATCAAGTCTGTTATGacatatattaatgatgacaagagaaaaacagaagccAAATTAAAACTCTTCGAAATCCACAATGATATTGAAATGTGTCCT CCTAACTTGGTGGCATCTCACAGATTGTACTTGAGCAAGGTGGATGTCACAGAGTTGAGTGACACGTGTAGTGGTCGAGGTGacaccctcaccctcttcctcttcaatgATGTCATGGAA ATATGCAAGAAGAAAAGCAAGTACAACAGCATCAAAAGTCCGAGCAGAGCAAATCTCCATGCTATTAAGCCTATCAAAACTTACAAGCACCTGGAGATGATGAACCTGGCCCATATCAAGAGAATTGTTGATATCAGAGAGACAGAAG AATGCCACAATGTTTTTGCTCTAATCATTCGAGCCAACCAGGAGTTCAAGGAGCGTCTTTTTACCTTCGCACTCATGCCTGACGACACAACAAAGGCTGCTTTCCTCAAGATCCTTTGTCGAACTGTTGCCAATGTTGTGTGTAGAAATGATGTG GAGAATTTCTTGGTTTCAATGGATCCACACCATTTAGACATAGAGACCAGTGATGTCAGTCTAACCAATGCTCTCAGCAAAGCCCTCAG ATTTGCCACGCGGACTGGCAGGAAGGTGAGCCGTGCATTCAGCTTTAACAAATCTCCTAGTAAGTTAAAGCGAGCTGTGTCAACTGTGATGAGCCCCTTCGGCACGCTCTCCCAACAGTCGTCTATGAGAGGAGCAACGAGTGTCAACAACCTGGCT gatctctctctctcaggaacaCCACCTAGCGGGGGCTTTGCTCAGCCAATGGCCACTCCCACTCCCCGCAGACGCCCTCTCAAGCAT GCTCAGTGA